Part of the Candoia aspera isolate rCanAsp1 chromosome 1, rCanAsp1.hap2, whole genome shotgun sequence genome, GTTTCCCAACTTTGCCTCTGACTCTCTGCATCCCACAGGCCTCTGGCACAGAAAAGTCTCTGGCATTCTCAGACCCATCCCTCCGTGAATCTGCTGAGCCCCACTTTCAGGCCAGGTGCGCAATTGCGGAGGCAGAAATCCAGCTAAGCacaaacgcccccccccccgcgtccacattgggaagccagcaaggcTAGACATGTCACGTCTAAAGTGGGGGGAGAAGGGCGTAAGGCCACTGTATCCATCTCTAAGCTGCCACTACCGAGCAGGGTGACCCCTTCTCCGATCCGATCTCCGGCTGCCACTCTAGGTCCAGGGAGTTCCGCGATGGAAGAGCGCTTTCTTTCCTCCTTGAATCTCGGAAAATCTCTCCAAAGGCGGCGGCTGTCTAGCGGGAAAGGGCTCCACGCGTCTTCCGGCGGCAATGCCTCAGCACCGGCAACCCGGCTGCTTCTGTCCCAAGGGCCGACCTCGTGAGCGCTCGCCTGCCTCTCTGGCCCGCTGCGCGGCGGTTTTTCCCAGTCTCTGCCCAGCGAACGGTGCCGAGCAGTGGCCTTGCTCTACCTTTCTTGGGCCCGAAATCTCGCTGCTCCACTGCCGCCTTGCAGTTCAGCCGGGGCTTCCACTCAGGCTTGGGGCTTTGGATCTGGCACTCCGGAAGAGCTGCGAGCAACGGGTCGGGAAAGGGGGCGAGCGTCTCGAGAGGCGGAGCAGGCGCGTCGCTCTTtgtcttctcccctccccacccgacccgacccgacccccccccccgtgtGCGCGCTCCGGTGGAAGGAAACCGGCTGCCCCTACCCCTGCACACCTGCAGCCCGCGGGTTACAAGTCCCGGGCGGGGACGGAAGCAGAACTGCCGCTTTAAGAAGAGAGCTGAGCTGCCTTTGATCTGCACGAGAGCGCAGCGCTTCCCCTGCTGAGGGAGGTAGATTTAAACTACCGCAACCACAGCCCGCACCCCCCAAGCTACAGAGAGGGGGAAAGGGCGCTTCACTTTCTCACCTCGCGGACCCCTTTGAGACATCAGTTGCTACGGATCCTTGAGCCTCTTTCAGAGCGAGCCAATGGTCCTTGTCCTCCTGCCTCGAGAGAGGACGAAGCCCGGCCAGTGGCCCTTCGTAGGCCTAGGAGAAAGCAAATGCCCTGCACACACTTGCACATGGACGCATTTCGTTCTGTGCTGAATAGCAGGAGAGTTACACAGTATAACACATGGTCCAGATTTCAGCAGGGGATTATTTATGTTCacatctaaatttatttatttattcgggTTAATTATACTCGATTAAATTCTagtctctccccccgcccccttccTGCAGCCCTATCGGTAATATAGGTTAAATATTCATTTTCACCTAAACGTTTATTGGGGTAGCAAAGGCACTGTTTGCATCTTCAATAAGTCCCATCCCAGCCAAGACAGCTGGGGCTCTTGGAATGGATGCCGACATCTCCAGGGTGCCCTCCTGGAAGGAAAGCCGGGTGGGAAAGACTGCCTTCTGCCTGCCTTCTGCAAAAGGAGACCATTCCAGTTGCTATGTGCTCACTAAACCAAAGAGGGATGGAGGCTGGGGGCAGGtcgagtccccccccccccacaatctctctctctcctcctcctcctccccccccccccgcgattGAGAGGTTTTCGTTTGGAAACGGATCACCAACGCGCTCAAGTTCTGTCGTTCGGCTGGAAACTATTCAACGTACTACAGCGCATCCTTTTCTCCTTCGGTACATAGTTCAATTTCCATTGAAAAAAAAGCCAGTTATTGACACctagctttttcatttttatagtgTTTAAATCTTGAGataaaatcttcatcttcatcttcatcatccagTCATATTTAAGATAAAAACGGGGGAAAAATTGGGAGTGGGGAGAAATCGGGCATTGTGATTCATTAGTCGAAATGGTCACTCCACAATCTGTTATCTAACGACTCCACCCCAGCCACTAGAGAAATTCCAGGTTCAAATTTAAGAGGGGCATTGTTAAGTCAAAAGCAAAACTACCATACAATCTGATTCCCAAATGAGTAAATAAAAATTTCGAGAGAAGGGCGAGAAAGCGTTTTAAAACTCCAGTACATAAAATGTCTGTGTTCTCTTAAATAAGTGCAGAACGAGCCGAAGGTCTCAAAATACTGATTTCATaaactccaatttttaaaaactgatttgcaGCTTGGAACTTTAACCTTTTATACTTATGAACAACCTTCTCGGACCAGCAAGACAAACCCCAGCAATGGCAGCCGCCCCTTTCTTtcaatgctgaaaaagaaaaggtagtttgaaaagtttatttttctcGTTCATCCTGCCTTCCTCCGCCCCCGGCCGGATCTTTAAGGAAAAGCCAATTGCTGCttacatttaaaagcaaaaaatctTTCAAGTTAGAAGAATGCAAATGAATCCCTTAGATGtttcgtttttgtttttgttttgagtgTCATTCCTCTTTAAATAAACCACTTGATCATTGCCTGGGAATCTCTATTAATCGAATGGGTTTGCCTTTTTGCCAGGTCCTTTATCATTATTTATGGGCTCTAAATTGTTTCAAAGTTCCCTTGACGTTCGATTTACAAGTTTGGggctcttttcttttccctgtccTGCCTTTTGTTCTCAAGAAAGACATCGTGTTGGAAGGGCTTTGAAAAGCCAAACACGAGAGGCCTGCCCGTGAAAAGGGAGCAGACTCGGTCCTTTTTAATTCCTCCGGGCTAGTGAATGACTCTTTGACATAATTGCAGAAGCCGTTTCAAAGCTGAGCGAGGGGGCTGCCTTCCATTAAAGCTGCCCACGTCAACTCTATTGGGGGGGGCTTTCCGAAGGGGGGATTCTCTTCCCATCCTCTTTTGCAAGaagacggaggaggaggaggaggaggaggaggacggacggacggacggacggacggaaggaaggaaggagggaaggagggaaggagggaaggagggaaggagggaaggaagagatgAGACTTCCGTCTTTTTCCTCCTGGCAAAGCGGTGCCTCGATGAGTTAGGGGAGACTTTCCTTCAAACAAGAATCCTTCGCGGAACCCCCAGCACTTTTAAATAAACTTGGATGGAAGAAATGTTTTTCTCTTGAGCAGCCCCTCAAGCAAGCTCCCCGATCCTTGAGCCGGCAGCCAACCGCTACCTCAAGGAGGGGATGGTTGGTCCGTCCCGAAGGAGCCCGACACCTCACACCCCTCTTCCCCTCAATGTGACTGTGCGAACCGGCTCTCAGCAAAGGTGGGAAAGATTCGCGGGACTGGAGTCGAGGCGACAGCCCGGCCAAGCCCGAAGACCACGCCGCCCGAATGTGACGAGCGGGCAAGAGGGCCCTTTGCCGCGGGATGAGGAGGCGCGCAGGAAATGTTCGGGACCAGGgtccgaagaagcccaagctttGAATTTGGCTTCTGGTTCCCTCAAGACCCGAGACAGGAAGCAGGAGCCAAACTGACCGGGGAATGGAGGCCGAGCCTCCTCCGGTGCTTCTGAAAGCAGGCGGACAAGGCGGctcctcctttctccctcccccagaGCCCCCTTCCTGCCCAGCCATAAATCTCCCCCGGGAATGGAGCGGGAAACAGGAGTGGGCGCGGGGGAGGGGTGCCTTAGCGGCACTTTTCCGGCATTCAACAGACTGCAATAGGGGTCTGGGATCGATCTTGCCTAAACCTTACAACCCTCGCTGGACGTCAGAATCATCCTGCAGGGCAGTAAAATACAGTAGTTAAACTGTATGACCAACGGCCAGACCGAGCTCTCCGAAAGTAGGCAGTAGGTCTTTCCAGCAACTTTATCCAATCCGTTCCCTCCACCCAAACTGGCAACCACAATACAAGGGCAGCACAAGCAAATGAGGAGACAAATCTATTTTGAGGCGAGCGGCGGGAACGGGAGGCGGGGATGGAGTTTAGAAAATCCCATAAATCTGGGAGCGCCTCTCCACTGCTAGCTCCTTCACATGGACAAACGTGTTTACTCCTTGCGAAACTTCCAGGCTTCATAGAAATACTCTGGagaagggagtggggagagaaagtgGGTTCAAATCAAGGAGGCAGGTGTCCCTTTTGCCTGTCTGGCCAGCGCTTGCCGTTTCCTGCTGCCATTGCCTTTTCTCTGGAGCTGATAGGTCCGTCCTTAACCCTTCTCTCCTCTTTCAGCCGCGGAAACTGCCCGTTTTCCTGCAAAGGCTGCTAGGAGGAGGAACCGGGCTGTGAGGAAGGTGCGCGATCTTCCAGATGGCTCCTTGGTGATCCTTGGGCTTTTGTGGGGAGCGTAGGTGTGTAGCGCAAAGGGGCAGAAACGCGGGCGAAGCAGACAGAAAACAGAGAAAGGCTGGATCTACAAAGGACTGGATCGATACGCTCATAAACATCGATTAGTCTTTATTTTCCAATTAACTACGCGTGTAAAGAAATTCCCATTACCCGTGTAACGGCCCTCATTTCTCTCTGATCGTTATCTTGTTAGGGTCTCCAAAAGACATTCTACCCAGTGGAGGTCGTTAAATTTCAGTAGCAATTGCAGGCTCGGCACGAAGGCTCTCTGGCTAAACCCAGCGGTCCTTCCCACCTAGACGTCAGTAAGTTCCTCCAAACCTCGTGAAACTTTTGACTTCAGGCAAGCGGTGCCTACAATTCCCGCTTACGATTTCTTACGTCACTGCCGCTGACTCTTAAATCATTCCTCCCAAGAGCCAAACGGCCCCTCTGacggaagagagagaggaagtcaGTGAGGGAGGGCCCGCGCGCGCGCTGAGGGGTGGATGGGGGCGGATGCTGCCAATCCCTCTGCCCGCACGCGTTCTGGCGCCCCCGACCCTCCTGCTCAGTCCAAGCCCCGGCCTTCGGCGGGCGAAAGAAGCGCTCGGAAAGGATCTGAGCTGGATGCCTGGGGGCGGGGGACAAAACCGGCACGGACAGGACCCGAAATCTCGAGCGCTCGGAACCAGCTGCTGGGTGACTGAGTTGAGATCCCAGCCCACCTTTGCCTGTTGCTCACCCGCAGGGAAAGAAGAAAACCCGGGACCTTGGCCTTCCGGTGGGTGTGCCCGAGTGCACAGGGCAGCCTAGAGGTGAAACGGGGAGGCTCGTTCCTTTGCGTGTGCGCCAGGTCGACTGAGTGCTGTGTCCGAGTCAGGGCAAGAGCCAAGCAAAGCAGAGGGCGGCAAACTGTACCCGGCTCCTGCCCGCATCCGCCCCGCACGCCTGCGGAAAGCTTCCCACCCAGCCAAGCTTCAGAGGATGCGCCGCCCGATTGCCGGACTCGGCTCCCTTCCCGCGGACCGGCGGAGGGGCGGAGTTAAAATCTCTTctccgccgccgctgccgctccGCCGCACAcccctctccccttccctctccctcacACTTCCTGGCCAATGAAGAGGGAGAGAGGCAGCCACGTGGGTCCGGAAAGGTTCCGAGGCTGGCAAAACGTGAATGAGAAAGAAGAGCGCGATTCAAAGGTACCGCCGACACCTGGGAGTGCGAGAGGGAGCGCGCGCTTGGCGTCCGGCTCTCCGAGGCCCCGGGAGAGAGCGAGCGGCGAGGGGcggaaagaaggcaggcaggcaggcaggcttttctGGAGAAGCGGCTAGGGTCGGATTGGATCACAGCTCAGGGCAACCCGCCCCGATGTCTCCCTGCCGCGGCCAGGGAGACCCAACTCTGACCCTCTGCTGCCCAGCCCAGGCGGTCCCCTGCGcgcgctgctgccgccgccgccgccgccgccgccactacCGCTCCTCCTCGCCCCCGGCCAGCACCTGGCCCTGAAGCCACTGAGCCGCCCCGTCCAGCTTCTTGTCTCGCGCGCCTCCTTGGCCAGTAGCGCATCTATGAGTGCAGCTTTCCAGCCGTCGCTCATGATGATGCCGCGCCCTTTGGGAAGCAGCACTGCCTTCAGCATAGACTCGCTCATCGGCAGCCCGCCTCAACCCAGCCCAGGCCACTTCGTCTACACGGGCTATCCCATGTTCATGCCCTACAGGCCAGTggtcctgccgccgccgccgcctccaccACCACCGGCCGCCTTGCCCCAGACAGCGCTGCCGCCCTCGCACCCTCACCATCACCAGATCCCCAGCCTGCCCACCAGTTTTTGCTCCAGTCTGGCACAGGGCATGGCTCTGACTTCCACCCTCATGGCCACTCTGCCTGGCACATTCTCGGCCTCTCCGCAGCACCAAGAGGCGGCGAGAAAGTTTGCACCACAAGCTCTCCAGGGCAGTTTTGACAAGGCGGATGCCATTCAGGCAGAAGCTGAAGACGGCAAGGCATTCTTGGCCAAGGAGGGCTCACTACTGGCCTTCTCTGCCGCCGAAGCAGTGCAGACTTCTCTCGGTAAGTACCTCGGCTAGCAGGTGCATTTCCTGTCTCGATGTGCCGCAGACCACTGGCCACGAAACTAGCTCTGGCTGAGGAAGCCAAAGGGACGCGGGGTGTGGGTGCCCGATTGGCTGGTTGTTCTTGAGATAACCGAGGCCGTAGAATTCCAAGCGGAAAAACAGCCTGGAAAATTGAGATGCGTGCATATTATGGATGCGTGGGTGCAagtatatatatttgcatttctcGCTCAGTTTTCCACCGAAATTTTCCTGGGCTGCAAATCAAAATTTCAGGGAGGGCAGGAATAATGGGCACTATTcatatggggtgtgtgtgtgttgttattgttttttctttttattccttgggGCGTCTGGAAAGGCGTTGCCATCGCTGTCCGTGGAGCATGAACATGGAGTGTCCGAGGCTGGGGAAAAACTTAACATTTATGGCCCAGGAATATAGGCACTTCCTTCGTAAATGGCTGCTCTCAAGAGTTCGCGGgcaaggggaggggaaaaggggaaGGTTAAGCAATAGTTCAGTGAGAGGAGGGATCATCCCTCCTAATCGACTCCTTGCCTATAATTAGAAGTGGTTTGTGAAGAGGCTTGGGACGTTCAGAGAGTGTAATTTGGAGTCAGCAAGCCAAAGAGCAGGGCGCTGACACCTTAGCCTGGTGGGTTGCCTTCTTAAATCCCTTGCTTAAGAAAAGAATGGGCAAgtcttgggctgagaaaaagcCCAGCTCTCCTTCCCATTTTGCATGCCATTTTGACTCTTCTGCTTCCCGTTTGGCGATCGACGGGCGCAAAGGACCATCCAAAGATCACTGCAATCTGCGATGAATTCGCTAAGACAACGAAGAGTCTTGTGGCATCTGAAAGATGTAAGGATTGGTGGAGGCAGACGCTTCCAGGGAGACATGGCGGACTTCAGCCACGAAAGGTTGTGCTTTCGTCTTTTCGATGCCGCAAGTCTAGCCACTGCCCTAAAACTGTTTCTGGAATCCACCGAAAAATCTCCATTAACCCTGCTGAGCGCCGGGGGAATGGTTCGCTGTCCCTCTGCCCTGTCCCTGGCTCGTCGCCACTCTCCTCTTGCCTCCAAGCCAGATTCTGCTACCTCGGAACTGAGCCTAAAGCCTCTCCCCATCCCCCAGGTtgcacagaggaggaggaggaggacgcgGCTCCTCTTGGGTGCTGCCGGCAAAAAGCCGGGTGGAACATAAAAACAGATGCTCTTTTTGGCTTTCCTCCAGGGACCGCACGAGCAGCCCCCGGGAAAGAGGACGCCAAAGCGGAGGACGATTCGAAAGGCAAAGAGGAGAGTTTCTCGATGGACAGCGACCTCGACTACAGCTCCGATGACAATCTGCCGGGCCAACCGGCTCACAAGGAAGACGACGCTGGCAACGGCCTGGAGGAGAGCAGCCAGAGCTCGGCAAACCCAAACAGCACCACCTCAACGGGGAAAAACCGCCGGCGGCGAACGGCCTTCACCAGCGAGCAGTTGCTGGAGCTGGAGAAGGAGTTCCACTGCAAGAAGTACCTTTCGCTGACCGAGCGGTCCCAGATCGCGCACGCCCTCAAACTCAGCGAAGTGCAGGTCAAAATCTGGTTCCAGAACAGGAGGGCCAAGTGGAAACGGGTGAAGGCGGGCAATGCCAATTCTAAGACCGGGGAGCCCTCCCGAAACCCCAAGATTGTGGTGCCAATCCCCGTCCACGTTAGCCGGTTCGCCATCCGGAGTCAGCACCAGCAACTGGAGCAGGCCAGGCCCTGAGCGACCGGGGTCTTTTCCCCAGCCCCGATCTCTTCCTCCCCTCACAGGCACAAGTCTGGAACCACCCTCTCCGCCCCTCGCCCGCCCGTccgcccgcccgccgcccccCAAATCGGGGCATAATAGAGAATGCTTCACTCACCAAGTGAAGCGAACCGCCAGCCAAATGAAGCAGGCCACGCCGCAATGCGTTCGTAAACCATCCGTCAGAAAACTCGTGTCATGTTTCAGAGAGGGAGTATCAAAAGACTTGGGAGGAACTATTTACATATTTATGAGACTGTCCAACTTTGTATATAAAGCTCTGGATCTCAGCTGCTGTATTTTGACTGTGACGGGACCAAATGAGCAGTGAGGTGAAGTCTGACATTCCAAAAGTATATCTTATTGTCAAAAACTGCAGAACATTTCAACCCCGCTTCGCCTCCCACTTTTGGGATTATTCCCGCTCCCCAATTCTTTTAAGTGAAAGACTCGGAAGAAAACTACCAGTTTAACTtgtactgctgctgcttcctcctctttttccttctcttttctttcctcctttctttctaccctcctcctcttcatttttTCAAGGGGGGGGCGATGGAGAAGCAAATGAGATATTCTTCCGGTGCACCCCGGGTTTCCCCCCCTTATTCTAAGACATGTTTTCCACCCCTACTCTTTTCTTTAAATGCACGAGCTTTTTCTATTGTgttgaattaatttatttcaaatgtagtttacttcttttttttaagttatgaaaatgaaacaaaacacgaATGT contains:
- the GBX2 gene encoding homeobox protein GBX-2, coding for MSAAFQPSLMMMPRPLGSSTAFSIDSLIGSPPQPSPGHFVYTGYPMFMPYRPVVLPPPPPPPPPAALPQTALPPSHPHHHQIPSLPTSFCSSLAQGMALTSTLMATLPGTFSASPQHQEAARKFAPQALQGSFDKADAIQAEAEDGKAFLAKEGSLLAFSAAEAVQTSLGTARAAPGKEDAKAEDDSKGKEESFSMDSDLDYSSDDNLPGQPAHKEDDAGNGLEESSQSSANPNSTTSTGKNRRRRTAFTSEQLLELEKEFHCKKYLSLTERSQIAHALKLSEVQVKIWFQNRRAKWKRVKAGNANSKTGEPSRNPKIVVPIPVHVSRFAIRSQHQQLEQARP